In the genome of Drosophila pseudoobscura strain MV-25-SWS-2005 chromosome 3, UCI_Dpse_MV25, whole genome shotgun sequence, one region contains:
- the LOC26532346 gene encoding uncharacterized protein yields MCRVLLTLAYFLLTISSIVFTACVNNVTGTSSPGSGSSTSLTGHIHRTAAAIERVNKLWCYACHTMDDGESCVDVAVRNDSSLFKKCQGEEFICMVKRFSYTTSTENSTSSPKMWSLDRRCVANCEPGCIIIGERTKLYACTSCCEESFCNTGRGAASGIFHREATGIGTRMFWLAAPFLINISLVLYKRHSGHVLIKQH; encoded by the exons ATGTGCCGAGTGCTCCTCACGCTCGCCTACTTCCTCCTGACCATCTCGTCCATTGTGTTTACGGCCTGCGTCAACAAtg TCACGGGCACCAGTTCACCCGGGTCTGGGTCCAGCACCTCCCTGACGGGACACATCCACCGCACTGCGGCGGCCATCGAGCGGGTGAACAAGCTCTGGTGCTACGCCTGCCACACGATGGACGATGGCGAGTCCTGCGTGGACGTGGCGGTGCGCAATGATTCGTCTCTGTTTAAGAAGTGCCAAGGCGAGGAGTTCATCTGCATG GTCAAGCGGTTCTCCTATACCACCAGCACAGAGAACTCCACGAGCTCTCCGAAGATGTGGTCCTTGGATCGCCGATGTGTCGCCAACTGCGAGCCTGGCTGCATCATCATCGGGGAGCGGACCAAGCTCTACGCCTGCACCTCCTGTTGCGAGGAGTCCTTCTGCAATACGGGCCGCGGTGCTGCCTCGGGCATCTTTCATCGCGAGGCCACTGGCATTGGCACGCGTATGTTCTGGCTAGCTGCTCCTTTTCTGATCAACATATCGCTGGTCCTGTACAAGAGGCACTCCGGTCACGTCCTCATCAAGCAGCACTAG
- the LOC4804049 gene encoding uncharacterized protein, whose translation MSKVTKKVYEARSIYPDRTKSEEKSFTEVNVLVKTLDTALLLLSSKEECVLLTVFSHIMDFARRQDENVLELKEHKMLEVLLEKQIFIDSENVIIRRFALYLMNALMDNTDMKTLEPETTEGILEVAYSFYLQETDDFCIEYLSHLLNMCLRDPKVAQGIVENLELLQKFKAVIATSENPDTIHNSIEAVHKILLIQSAEEMLEFTTLPDFPIDRIICEVTSKYQEIRLAALKVLKTLLVDTGDQSAFEPLHRCFHVLEQLVKAFCEDPQGPDAVEIIEVLATALRSEKMTKLFFEHNLFDLIVEHLKDQIDILSLELRCTIISIFAETAKYVQYLVRMHTAEITDMFLGCLMENDPAPATFVILGLNRMADNPDALRRIVTEFDEGALQKLVSIFQSPEVIIKTREQAAEFINRLLTGAYRDTAGELMDLDIPGVLTTTIQQGLPNLSIDLILSLLVIVESLAQNEEYRTVLGQHRPLTEQIAQLLMRSYAHSILVNNIFRCLCTIVDEQDVREVLLENYIVSSIKRALKSLSNLVKTAVTNFILQTTRFSEFIDAYIDRGILEVLMLFQKHAFCVSTWGPAIESILSKCPTMKFCIRNCLTFTDITAGKDFYVSRKKFDDFRTFQDILRNDCSPLEAVLVVNFDRLEADEADLMRVPSFCLPMSDGAGDHTWCYCKRPADPHLPKYLETLNQTLMMHGLVENPPKVRSAIDFDNVAKRTKIIAEVVHNVMNDNLKILDLNSTEECSRHAVRCHLQELRYVYHTNFIPLGVVHSGCQFERAILFKALADQIGLPCTLERSVDGRMLYNEVPMPLEIDKDVHCDKKTLQFMPWRMLRPTHVVDLMYNVGDLYPMQSRQALQYLRLY comes from the exons atgTCTAAAGTAACGAAGAAAGTTTACGAAGCTCGCTCCATTTACCCGGACCGCACAAAGTCCGAGGAGAAGTCATTCACCGAGGTTAATGTCCTCGTCAAGACTTTGGACacggcgctgctgctgctcagctCCAAGGAGGAATGCGTCCTGTTGACTGTCTTCAGTCACATAATGGACTTTGCGCGGCGCCAGGACGAGAATGTACTGGAGCTGAAGGAGCATAAAATGCTGGAAGTGCTGCTGGAGAAGCAAATCTTCATTGATTCGGAGAACGTTATCATCCGACGCTTTGCCTTGTACCTCATGAACGCCTTAATGGACAACACGGACATGAAAACGCTCGAGCCCGAGACGACTGAAGGCATCCTGGAGGTGGCCTATAGTTTCTACCTGCAGGAAACTGACGATTTCTGCATAGAATATCTCTCGCACCTGCTAAACATGTGCCTGCGCGATCCCAAAGTGGCCCAGGGAATTGTGGAGAACTTGGAGCTCTTGCAGAAGTTCAAGGCAGTGATTGCCACCTCCGAGAATCCCGACACCATTCATAACTCCATCGAGGCCGTTCACAAGATCCTTCTGATCCAGAGTGCAGAGGAGATGTTGGAGTTCACCACTCTTCCCGACTTTCCCATCGATCGCATTATCTGCGAGGTGACCAGCAAATACCAGGAGATTCGGCTTGCGGCCCTGAAAGTCTTGAAGACCCTCCTGGTGGACACCGGCGACCAGAGTGCGTTTGAGCCGCTGCATCGCTGCTTCCATGTCCTGGAGCAGCTAGTCAAAGCATTTTGCGAAGATCCGCAAGGACCGGATGCGGTCGAGATCATTGAGGTGCTGGCCACGGCTCTCCGGTCGGAGAAGATGACCAAGCTGTTCTTCGAGCATAACCTCTTCGACCTTATTGTCGAGCACCTGAAGGACCAAATCGATATCCTGTCCCTTGAGCTGCGCTGCACCATCATATCCATCTTCGCGGAAACTGCGAAGTACGTGCAGTATCTGGTGAGGATGCACACTGCCGAGATCACGGACATGTTCCTCGGCTGCCTCATGGAGAACGACCCGGCACCGGCCACCTTCGTGATCCTCGGGCTCAACCGCATGGCTGATAATCCGGACGCACTGCGTCGAATTGTGACCGAGTTTGATGAGGGGGCTCTGCAGAAGCTAGTGTCCATTTTCCAGTCCCCGGAGGTGATCATCAAGACCCGGGAGCAGGCAGCCGAGTTTATCAATCGCCTCCTGACCGGAGCCTATCGTGACACGGCTGGAGAGCTGATGGACTTGGACATTCCAGGAGTCCTGACCACCACCATTCAGCAGGGCCTGCCTAATCTCTCCATTGATTTGATCCTCTCTCTGCTGGTAATCGTCGAGAGTTTGGCCCAGAACGAGGAGTACCGAACAGTCCTGGGCCAGCATCGTCCGCTCACCGAGCAGATTGCTCAACTTCTGATG CGCTCCTATGCCCATTCCATTCTCGTGAACAACATCTTCCGTTGCCTGTGCACCATCGTCGATGAGCAGGATGTTCGTGAGGTGCTGCTTGAGAACTACATTGTGTCCTCCATCAAGCGGGCTCTGAAGTCGCTCTCTAATCTGGTCAAGACGGCGGTGACCAACTTCATTCTGCAGACCACGCGCTTTAGCGAATTCATCGACGCCTACATAGATCGCGGCATTCTGGAAGT CCTGATGCTGTTCCAGAAACACGCCTTCTGCGTGTCCACCTGGGGACCGGCAATCGAGAGCATCCTCTCTAAGTGCCCCACGATGAAGTTCTGCATTAGAAACTGCCTAACCTTCACCGACATCACTGCCGGCAAGGACTTTTATGTGTCCAGAAAGAAGTTTGACGACTTTCGCACATTCCAGGACATTCTACGCAACGACTGCTCTCCTCTGGAGGCCGTTCTAGTGGTCAATTTTGACCGATTGGAGGCGGATGAGGCGGATCTGATGAGAGTTCCGTCGTTCTGCCTTCCGATGTCCGATGGTGCCGGTGACCATACTTGGTGCTACTGCAAGCGTCCTGCCGATCCCCATCTACCCAAATATCTGGAGACGCTTAATCAAACCCTAATG ATGCACGGCCTGGTGGAGAATCCGCCAAAGGTGCGCAGCGCCATCGATTTTGATAACGTGGCTAAGCGCACCAAGATCATTGCCGAGGTCGTGCACAATGTGATGAACGATAACCTCAAGATCCTCGACCTCAACTCGACGGAGGAGTGTTCCCGCCACGCGGTGCGATGCCACCTTCAGGAACTGCGCTACGTCTACCACACTAACTTCATACCCCTGGGCGTGGTGCACAGTGGCTGCCAGTTTGAGCGCGCCATTCTCTTCAAGGCCCTAGCCGATCAGATCGGCCTGCCCTGCACCCTGGAGCGCAGTGTCGACGGCCGGATGCTGTACAACGAGGTGCCGATGCCGCTGGAGATCGACAAGGATGTTCACTGCGACAAGAAGACCCTCCAGTTTATGCCCTGGCGCATGCTGCGCCCCACCCACGTCGTCGATCTCATGTACAACGTGGGCGACCTGTATCCGATGCAGAGTCGCCAGGCACTGCAGTATCTGCGCCTCTATTGA
- the Cap-G gene encoding condensin complex subunit 3 isoform X2, translated as MPKPKAKAKPKSKAATAAASKKEATKNNNAVSAEKENEMEISDPTSVPIREQCRGGAESMYTIMRHAEFKESLHKRYEKELQQLYSRMGHQEFLNTFINVLKTVLEAEESNENGNKALSFCAKFVTSFESEKTHPMMTETFHWLLTTYSSSPYVRYRICYFVNLILEKLGPNAALDDTQCDEILETMLERVKDVSAGVRKQAVLAMQRLQIPDNPVDPVVCAYQFHLSADPSSSVRQCIITCMGRNYITVPYILQRLWDVDEKVRRHTYVNMCNYPVRAYKVAQRLTLLEQGLNDSSANVKKTVVNIMLKAWIESYQQNYVALIAALKLDSSEEELMRFRSVTKQMLREIFEQTDNQQLMAQLPLGDDCELHRCVPLECLNVELLLYWQCLADYLESTQADESDQVLPELSVFCTYVNKFCESQKPDMDKFAQIEFQNMLLSLVEILDSYDLGDEIGRSNMKTLIKNLLKDCLLDHKIVRVLVRCMEKLIPDLNDRMQFFIEIIYETCDLNTKQNELVHDRNLISKLLDDLDTPSKMKISSLKVKILELEEQEDNFGRQKEYIQAQSVNEEKMAVTEEYTELIKPLLVKHGFLDMPARPKLSNKERVLKGLFTSYYMVASPHVQKLTPSICKLYKDFICRHLHSSDVDIFEWAIKCGNAYSMFYEAYTKTVFQVVYQQFYKSKEVRVCETSVSCLLELMDHYGIDYIDKLSRKIGAGGLGSKTSNRRQLYTVQDTYDGEEDGDQTVQNSEHSVDIIMAMGRYMEMVADKGVSLAIVRGLCRLVLRGHIDDRPEVLEQLLKRYFNPNAEPIISQVLGMFFENLVRLKKQALLQPCLLPTLWTVMNCSFDSPLNAVQPDYVVKFFIDLTTQEASSPKSNIHNRIALSFLHYIQNYFTERREMCRLLAKELTNLTVNVLNGLEVKTEMLEMADKLITSELEPRVVKNIQVFKTMVDGSFNPPSREARDLLDSDEECDTATVASENVVQSEQVLKHRQ; from the exons ATGCCCAAACCAAAGGCAAAAGCGAAGCCAAAATCCAAAGCGGCGACAGCGGCCGCATCAAAAAAGGAGGCGACCAAGAACAACAATGCCGTTTCGGccgaaaaggaaaacgaaaTGGAGATCAGTGATCCGACCTCCGTTCCCATCCGGGAACAATGCAGAGGAGGCGCGGAATCCATGTACACAATAATGCGTCACGCGGAATTCAAGGAATCACTCCACAAGCGCTACGAAAAGGAGCTGCAGCAACTGTACTCAAGG ATGGGCCACCAAGAGTTTCTGAACACATTCATCAATGTGCTGAAGACTGTACTCGAGGCGGAGGAGAGCAACGAGAACGGTAACAAGGCCCTGTCCTTTTGCGCGAAATTCGTGACCAGCTTCGAGTCGGAGAAGACGCACCCCATGATGACTGAAACATTCCACTGGCTGTTGACT ACATATTCCAGCAGCCCGTACGTTCGCTATCGGATTTGCTACTTTGTGAATCTGATACTTGAGAAATTGGGACCCAATGCGGCACTGGACGACACGCAGTGCGACGAGATTCTCGAGACTATGCTGGAGCGCGTGAAGGACGTGTCGGCCGGTGTGCGCAAGCAAGCAGTCCTGGCCATGCAGCGTCTCCAGATTCCGGACAATCCCGTCGATCCAGTTGTCTGCGCCTATCAGTTCCATCTGTCAGCGGATCCCTCGTCCAGCGTGCGCCAGTGCATTATCACCTGTATGGGCCGCAACTACATCACGGTGCCCTACATACTGCAGCGTCTGTGGGACGTGGACGAGAAGGTGCGCCGCCATACGTACGTCAACATGTGCAACTATCCAGTGCGCGCCTACAAGGTGGCGCAGCGCCTGACCCTACTGGAGCAAGGTCTGAACGATAGCTCGGCCAACGTTAAAAAGACGGTGGTAAACATCATGCTTAAGGCCTGGATCGAATCCTACCAACAGAACTATGTGGCTCTGATAGCGGCCCTCAAGCTGGACTCCAGCGAGGAGGAGCTGATGCGTTTCCGGAGTGTGACCAAGCAAATGTTGCGTGAAATCTTCGAGCAGACCGACAATCAGCAACTGATGGCACAACTGCCCCTCGGTGACGACTGTGAGCTGCATCGATGTGTACCGCTGGAATGTCTCAACGTGGAGCTGTTGCTCTATTGGCAGTGCCTCGCCGACTATCTGGAGAGCACGCAGGCGGACGAAAGCGACCAGGTGCTGCCCGAACTGAGTGTCTTCTGCACCTATGTGAACAA GTTCTGTGAGAGCCAGAAACCGGACATGGACAAGTTCGCCCAGATAGAGTTCCAGAACATGTTGCTCTCGCTGGTGGAAATCCTGGACTCGTACGACCTGGGCGACGAGATTGGGCGTAGCAATATGAAGACGTTGATCAAAAATCTATTGAAGGACTGTCTGCTAGACCACAAGATCGTCCGCGTGCTGGTGCGTTGCATGGAGAAGCTGATCCCCGACCTTAATGACCGGATGCAGTTCTTCATTGAGATTATCTACGAGACGTGTGACCTTAATACCAAGCAAAACGAGCTAGTGCACGATCGCAATCTGATCAGTAAGTTGCTGGACGACTTGGACACCCCCTCGAAGATGAAGATATCCTCATTGAAGGTGAAGATCTTAGAGCTGGAGGAACAGGAGGATAACTTTGGGCGCCAGAAGGAGTACATACAGGCGCAGTCCGTGAATGAGGAGAAGATGGCTGTCACAGAGGAGTACACGGAGCTGATCAAACCGCTGCTGGTGAAGCACGGCTTTCTGGACATGCCCGCCCGTCCGAAGCTCTCCAACAAGGAGCGTGTCCTGAAAGGCCTGTTTACCTCATACTATATGGTGGCCTCTCCGCATGTCCAGAAGCTCACTCCCAGCATATGTAAGCTGTACAAGGACTTCATTTGCCGCCATCTCCACTCCTCGGATGTGGATATCTTCGAATGGGCCATCAAATGCGGCAACGCCTACAGTATGTTCTATGAGGCATACACCAAGACGGTGTTCCAGGTTGTATACCAACAGTTCTACAAAAGCAAGGAGGTCCGTGTGTGCGAGACCTCTGTCAGCTGTCTTCTCGAGCTGATGGATCACTATGGCATCGACTATATCGACAAGTTGAGCCGGAAGATAGGTGCTGGGGGGCTGGGGTCTAAGACGTCCAATCGCCGCCAGCTCTATACCGTGCAGGATACATACGACGGGGAGGAGGATGGCGATCAGACAGTGCAGAACAGCGAGCATAGCGTCGACATCATTATGGCGATGGGCCGCTATATGGAAATGGTGGCCGACAAGGGCGTGAGCCTGGCCATAGTGCGAGGCCTTTGTCGCTTGGTCCTGCGCGGCCACATCGACGATCGGCCCGAGGTGCTCGAGCAGCTGCTCAAACGCTACTTCAATCCCAACGCAGAGCCAATCATCAGCCAGGTCCTGGGCATGTTCTTTGAGAACCTTGTCCGCCTCAAGAAGCAGGCGCTTCTGCAACCCTGCCTTTTGCCCACTCTGTGGACCGTCATGAACTGCAGCTTCGACTCGCCGCTGAACGCCGTTCAGCCCGATTACGTGGTCAAGTTCTTCATCGATTTGACGACTCAGGAAGCCAGCTCCCCGAAGAGCAACATACACAACAGGATCGCTCTGAGCTTCCTGCACTACATACAGAACTATTTCACCGAGCGCAGGGAAATGTGTCGCCTGCTGGCCAAAGAGCTCACCAATCTAACTGTTAACGTGCTCAACGGACTGGAAGTCAAGACTGAAATGTTGGAGATGGCAGACAAACTGATCACG AGCGAACTAGAGCCGCGTGTGGTCAAGAACATTCAAGTCTTTAAGACGATGGTCGACGGTAGCTTTAATCCACCATCACGTGAGGCGCGAGACCTGTTGGACAGCGACGAGGAGTGCGACACTGCGACTGTGGCATCTGAAAATGTAGTGCAGTCAGAGCAGGT GCTGAAGCATCGGCAATAG
- the Cap-G gene encoding condensin complex subunit 3 isoform X1 → MPKPKAKAKPKSKAATAAASKKEATKNNNAVSAEKENEMEISDPTSVPIREQCRGGAESMYTIMRHAEFKESLHKRYEKELQQLYSRMGHQEFLNTFINVLKTVLEAEESNENGNKALSFCAKFVTSFESEKTHPMMTETFHWLLTTYSSSPYVRYRICYFVNLILEKLGPNAALDDTQCDEILETMLERVKDVSAGVRKQAVLAMQRLQIPDNPVDPVVCAYQFHLSADPSSSVRQCIITCMGRNYITVPYILQRLWDVDEKVRRHTYVNMCNYPVRAYKVAQRLTLLEQGLNDSSANVKKTVVNIMLKAWIESYQQNYVALIAALKLDSSEEELMRFRSVTKQMLREIFEQTDNQQLMAQLPLGDDCELHRCVPLECLNVELLLYWQCLADYLESTQADESDQVLPELSVFCTYVNKFCESQKPDMDKFAQIEFQNMLLSLVEILDSYDLGDEIGRSNMKTLIKNLLKDCLLDHKIVRVLVRCMEKLIPDLNDRMQFFIEIIYETCDLNTKQNELVHDRNLISKLLDDLDTPSKMKISSLKVKILELEEQEDNFGRQKEYIQAQSVNEEKMAVTEEYTELIKPLLVKHGFLDMPARPKLSNKERVLKGLFTSYYMVASPHVQKLTPSICKLYKDFICRHLHSSDVDIFEWAIKCGNAYSMFYEAYTKTVFQVVYQQFYKSKEVRVCETSVSCLLELMDHYGIDYIDKLSRKIGAGGLGSKTSNRRQLYTVQDTYDGEEDGDQTVQNSEHSVDIIMAMGRYMEMVADKGVSLAIVRGLCRLVLRGHIDDRPEVLEQLLKRYFNPNAEPIISQVLGMFFENLVRLKKQALLQPCLLPTLWTVMNCSFDSPLNAVQPDYVVKFFIDLTTQEASSPKSNIHNRIALSFLHYIQNYFTERREMCRLLAKELTNLTVNVLNGLEVKTEMLEMADKLITSELEPRVVKNIQVFKTMVDGSFNPPSREARDLLDSDEECDTATVASENVVQSEQVSVPNPEKSATEQTLTNASDPQAEASAIAPTATQVSEPILTTFGTENRVGQRFLRRSLYNSRCSSDSATLGETVETEAAETSRRNLRRPQMKRRLELALARASTTPEKQPQEQDVHESSHESDRNESQQSPARADTSDTSEVIEASPTSESPKNATARNASHLRLRSLRTRSAAVTASTSTSFTAPTASKVRKVLHLETPLRNGRKRVIRRTPSDQRKSSQRSSNSLESPSRKQPRVDEKTPRRELVSQNTGSPTDSTSSVKENRVPVAVIARPPETQSEAESVSESEPSTSRQSSAIYLTKTLSSSTPRVTTRRAAQKERISSMCMTRKRMSLEMNLSGGKLKMSTPKRMTRVVVQPATEGSGTRSSSRRK, encoded by the exons ATGCCCAAACCAAAGGCAAAAGCGAAGCCAAAATCCAAAGCGGCGACAGCGGCCGCATCAAAAAAGGAGGCGACCAAGAACAACAATGCCGTTTCGGccgaaaaggaaaacgaaaTGGAGATCAGTGATCCGACCTCCGTTCCCATCCGGGAACAATGCAGAGGAGGCGCGGAATCCATGTACACAATAATGCGTCACGCGGAATTCAAGGAATCACTCCACAAGCGCTACGAAAAGGAGCTGCAGCAACTGTACTCAAGG ATGGGCCACCAAGAGTTTCTGAACACATTCATCAATGTGCTGAAGACTGTACTCGAGGCGGAGGAGAGCAACGAGAACGGTAACAAGGCCCTGTCCTTTTGCGCGAAATTCGTGACCAGCTTCGAGTCGGAGAAGACGCACCCCATGATGACTGAAACATTCCACTGGCTGTTGACT ACATATTCCAGCAGCCCGTACGTTCGCTATCGGATTTGCTACTTTGTGAATCTGATACTTGAGAAATTGGGACCCAATGCGGCACTGGACGACACGCAGTGCGACGAGATTCTCGAGACTATGCTGGAGCGCGTGAAGGACGTGTCGGCCGGTGTGCGCAAGCAAGCAGTCCTGGCCATGCAGCGTCTCCAGATTCCGGACAATCCCGTCGATCCAGTTGTCTGCGCCTATCAGTTCCATCTGTCAGCGGATCCCTCGTCCAGCGTGCGCCAGTGCATTATCACCTGTATGGGCCGCAACTACATCACGGTGCCCTACATACTGCAGCGTCTGTGGGACGTGGACGAGAAGGTGCGCCGCCATACGTACGTCAACATGTGCAACTATCCAGTGCGCGCCTACAAGGTGGCGCAGCGCCTGACCCTACTGGAGCAAGGTCTGAACGATAGCTCGGCCAACGTTAAAAAGACGGTGGTAAACATCATGCTTAAGGCCTGGATCGAATCCTACCAACAGAACTATGTGGCTCTGATAGCGGCCCTCAAGCTGGACTCCAGCGAGGAGGAGCTGATGCGTTTCCGGAGTGTGACCAAGCAAATGTTGCGTGAAATCTTCGAGCAGACCGACAATCAGCAACTGATGGCACAACTGCCCCTCGGTGACGACTGTGAGCTGCATCGATGTGTACCGCTGGAATGTCTCAACGTGGAGCTGTTGCTCTATTGGCAGTGCCTCGCCGACTATCTGGAGAGCACGCAGGCGGACGAAAGCGACCAGGTGCTGCCCGAACTGAGTGTCTTCTGCACCTATGTGAACAA GTTCTGTGAGAGCCAGAAACCGGACATGGACAAGTTCGCCCAGATAGAGTTCCAGAACATGTTGCTCTCGCTGGTGGAAATCCTGGACTCGTACGACCTGGGCGACGAGATTGGGCGTAGCAATATGAAGACGTTGATCAAAAATCTATTGAAGGACTGTCTGCTAGACCACAAGATCGTCCGCGTGCTGGTGCGTTGCATGGAGAAGCTGATCCCCGACCTTAATGACCGGATGCAGTTCTTCATTGAGATTATCTACGAGACGTGTGACCTTAATACCAAGCAAAACGAGCTAGTGCACGATCGCAATCTGATCAGTAAGTTGCTGGACGACTTGGACACCCCCTCGAAGATGAAGATATCCTCATTGAAGGTGAAGATCTTAGAGCTGGAGGAACAGGAGGATAACTTTGGGCGCCAGAAGGAGTACATACAGGCGCAGTCCGTGAATGAGGAGAAGATGGCTGTCACAGAGGAGTACACGGAGCTGATCAAACCGCTGCTGGTGAAGCACGGCTTTCTGGACATGCCCGCCCGTCCGAAGCTCTCCAACAAGGAGCGTGTCCTGAAAGGCCTGTTTACCTCATACTATATGGTGGCCTCTCCGCATGTCCAGAAGCTCACTCCCAGCATATGTAAGCTGTACAAGGACTTCATTTGCCGCCATCTCCACTCCTCGGATGTGGATATCTTCGAATGGGCCATCAAATGCGGCAACGCCTACAGTATGTTCTATGAGGCATACACCAAGACGGTGTTCCAGGTTGTATACCAACAGTTCTACAAAAGCAAGGAGGTCCGTGTGTGCGAGACCTCTGTCAGCTGTCTTCTCGAGCTGATGGATCACTATGGCATCGACTATATCGACAAGTTGAGCCGGAAGATAGGTGCTGGGGGGCTGGGGTCTAAGACGTCCAATCGCCGCCAGCTCTATACCGTGCAGGATACATACGACGGGGAGGAGGATGGCGATCAGACAGTGCAGAACAGCGAGCATAGCGTCGACATCATTATGGCGATGGGCCGCTATATGGAAATGGTGGCCGACAAGGGCGTGAGCCTGGCCATAGTGCGAGGCCTTTGTCGCTTGGTCCTGCGCGGCCACATCGACGATCGGCCCGAGGTGCTCGAGCAGCTGCTCAAACGCTACTTCAATCCCAACGCAGAGCCAATCATCAGCCAGGTCCTGGGCATGTTCTTTGAGAACCTTGTCCGCCTCAAGAAGCAGGCGCTTCTGCAACCCTGCCTTTTGCCCACTCTGTGGACCGTCATGAACTGCAGCTTCGACTCGCCGCTGAACGCCGTTCAGCCCGATTACGTGGTCAAGTTCTTCATCGATTTGACGACTCAGGAAGCCAGCTCCCCGAAGAGCAACATACACAACAGGATCGCTCTGAGCTTCCTGCACTACATACAGAACTATTTCACCGAGCGCAGGGAAATGTGTCGCCTGCTGGCCAAAGAGCTCACCAATCTAACTGTTAACGTGCTCAACGGACTGGAAGTCAAGACTGAAATGTTGGAGATGGCAGACAAACTGATCACG AGCGAACTAGAGCCGCGTGTGGTCAAGAACATTCAAGTCTTTAAGACGATGGTCGACGGTAGCTTTAATCCACCATCACGTGAGGCGCGAGACCTGTTGGACAGCGACGAGGAGTGCGACACTGCGACTGTGGCATCTGAAAATGTAGTGCAGTCAGAGCAGGTGTCAGTCCCAAATCCTGAAAAATCTGCGACCGAACAAACCCTGACAAATGCATCTGATCCACAGGCTGAAGCATCGGCAATAGCACCAACTGCAACGCAAGTTTCAGAGCCTATCTTAACCACTTTCGGCACTGAGAATCGAGTAGGACAACGTTTCCTGCGTCGCTCTCTATATAACTCGAGATGCTCCAGTGATAGTGCCACACTCGGGGAAACAGTGGAAACGGAGGCGGCTGAAACATCCAGAAGAAATCTCCGTCGGCCGCAGATGAAGCGACGTCTAGAGCTGGCATTGGCGAGGGCTTCCACGACACCGGAGAAGCAGCCGCAAGAGCAGGACGTCCATGAGAGTTCACACGAATCTGATAGAAATGAATCTCAACAAAGTCCTGCCCGGGCAGACACG TCGGACACATCTGAGGTAATTGAGGCCTCGCCCACTTCCGAATCACCCAAAAACGCGACGGCACGCAATGCCAGCCACCTGCGCCTGCGCTCGTTGCGCACCAGATCCGCTGCCGTAACAGCATCCACCTCAACATCCTTCACTGCCCCCACAGCTAGCAAA GTTCGCAAGGTCCTGCATCTTGAGACTCCGCTGCGTAATGGACGCAAGCGCGTCATAAGACGGACGCCTTCCGATCAAAGGAAATCCAGCCAGCGTTCCAGCAATTCGTTGGAGTCGCCCTCGAGAAAACAGCCCCGCGTCGATGAAAAGACGCCGAGGAGAGAGCTGGTGTCGCAGAACACAGGCAGCCCCACGGACAGCACGTCCTCGGTGAAAGAGAATCGAGTTCCAGTGGCAGTGATAGCCAGACCGCCAGAAACGcagtcagaggcagagtccGTATCGGAATCGGAGCCATCGACCTCTAGGCAATCATCGGCGATTTACTTGACTAAAACTCTGTCCTCAAGTACCCCCAGGGTGACAACACGCCGTGCGGCACAAAAGGAGAGGATTAGCAGCATGTGCATGACACGCAAAAGAATGTCCCTCGAAATGAATCTGAGCGGTGGAAAGCTGAAGATGTCCACGCCCAAGCGTATGACGCGAGTCGTAGTTCAGCCTGCCACTGAAGGCAGCGGcactcgcagcagcagcaggcggaaATAG